The Episyrphus balteatus chromosome 3, idEpiBalt1.1, whole genome shotgun sequence genome segment GGATAAATATCCATACCTCTTATGCACATTGACAGAGGAATCGGAATAGGAAATGGAACTGGAAAACACAGCGGTGGAGGATTTCTTCCCGATAACATAAACTGTCCCATTGTGTTTCCGTTCATAGTTGCTTTAACTTGAAGTTCTAGATATTCAGCTCGGAATGCACTCTGCAtgcaaacttaaataaaatgtattaaaatttatgtaaattcttctatttttgtatttatttctataaTTACACTCCTGGGTCATATTCGATTGTGGAAAACTGCCTTGGAAGCAACACTGACAAATGCTATTTTCACATTTGCAATTATCCTGAAGAAATTTCACTCGCACTCCCATTTGTTCTAATCGTAATGCACAATTTGGTTCACACGATTTTAATTCCCATTGAGGTGAACTTTGTGCCGATTTTAAATAGAAACTAAATAATAGAAAGAAAATCCATGAGACCATCCTTTCGTTTTgagtgaaaatttcaaactagACGAATTTTCCAGCTACAAGAGTGaatgtttgcaaaaaattatGACATCTTATTGATTCAATGCATGCGGCTTAAACAAGTATGAATACGATAAGGTATACTTACCTGCATCTCCGCATTCTTGGTTCGAAGATTTATAAGTTAAACGATCAAGGCAATGCATATTGGTTTCATTGTCACGTCCCTAATAAAACTGAAACGTGCAGAAGATATTTGGCACGaaacttgcaatttttttttttaattcatttattcggcttttgtatttaaaattttgttttattggaccaatttaagatattttttatcTTATATCTTTGAGAACCGTGTgctaaataataaatatcaaatatttGTCTCAACTTGGCATtaaactgttttaatttttatgattaaTGCTTTAGGTTTAATGCGAGAGCTGATGATCATGCCCAGGGCTACCTTTGCGCCTTTAAAGAGgcgtttttcctcttttttcacccaatccactttccctccactttttaaaaattgtcaaaaaatccctctttttgatattttgattctctttttcctcttttttaaaattatgtacgtttgaataaaaaaaattgacatatttttgaaaatcaaggaaaatgtgacctataccactttcaattataacaactcaattgtaaaaaaaatatacgttaCTGTTGTTAAgcgctgatttgatttttatatgcttatttttgatacattttgtgttcttttttgaagaaattatgcacagtcaatgtttttataatgttctgtttttaaaattgtatgaatacaattttaattttaagaaattctgTTAAAAGGTTTGTGTTGCGGTTCGGAAAAGGCGCAAATGAGGTTATTCGTGTGACTGTCGTACTTAACTTAttctattttcacatttttttattggggcctctttttttttatcaaaatcctcttttttggcctctttttgaaaatctacgaaGGTAGCCCTGATCATgcctaaaaaatgtaaataataataaagcttTTCCTTGTTAGTTTTAACtttgaagaatttttgtatttttgaataatttttgttttatgttgttGCCTCCATAATGCGTTTATCTCTATTTAAC includes the following:
- the LOC129916740 gene encoding uncharacterized protein LOC129916740; the protein is MVSWIFFLLFSFYLKSAQSSPQWELKSCEPNCALRLEQMGVRVKFLQDNCKCENSICQCCFQGSFPQSNMTQEFCMQSAFRAEYLELQVKATMNGNTMGQFMLSGRNPPPLCFPVPFPIPIPLSMCIRGMDIYPKDNNMHLCVDMLMRFSGFEFLTLHLNCMWIGLGGVQFVNQR